In Halococcus salsus, one DNA window encodes the following:
- a CDS encoding ABC transporter ATP-binding protein, whose amino-acid sequence MTEPLAIEADGLEKRYGGTRAVHDLQFSIDRGTIYGFLGPNGAGKTSTIRMLTTLTRPSAGSARIMGHSVEDRSKVTPHIGYLPEEPPLYDELTGREQLTYIAGLRDMATERAAERIGTLLDRFDLTGAADDRIATYSKGMKQKTGIIQALLHEPSVVFLDEPTSGLDPRAARTVREIIAEVAAGDSTVFLSTHILPVVEELADTVGVLFDGTMVAEGAPDRLKDRVETGAGSSLEDVFLELTAERPVEREAGPAE is encoded by the coding sequence ATGACCGAACCGCTCGCCATCGAAGCCGACGGCCTCGAAAAGCGGTACGGGGGGACGCGGGCCGTCCACGACCTCCAGTTCTCGATCGACCGCGGGACGATCTACGGGTTTCTCGGGCCGAACGGCGCGGGCAAGACCTCGACGATCCGGATGCTCACCACGCTCACCCGCCCCTCGGCCGGGTCGGCGCGGATCATGGGCCACTCCGTCGAGGATCGCTCGAAGGTGACCCCGCACATCGGCTACCTCCCCGAGGAACCGCCGTTGTACGACGAGCTCACGGGCCGCGAACAGCTCACCTACATCGCCGGGCTGCGCGACATGGCGACCGAGCGGGCCGCCGAGCGTATCGGGACGCTCCTCGACCGCTTCGACCTCACCGGGGCCGCCGACGACCGGATCGCGACCTACTCGAAGGGGATGAAACAGAAGACCGGCATCATCCAGGCGCTGCTCCACGAGCCGTCGGTCGTCTTCCTCGACGAACCCACCTCCGGGCTCGATCCCCGGGCCGCCCGGACCGTCCGGGAGATCATCGCCGAGGTCGCCGCCGGGGACTCGACCGTGTTCCTCTCGACGCACATCCTCCCGGTCGTCGAGGAGCTCGCGGACACGGTCGGCGTGCTCTTCGACGGCACGATGGTCGCCGAGGGCGCGCCCGACCGTCTCAAGGACCGCGTCGAAACCGGTGCCGGGAGCTCCCTCGAAGACGTCTTCCTCGAACTCACCGCGGAACGGCCCGTCGAACGGGAGGCCGGCCCGGCCGAATGA
- a CDS encoding asparagine synthase-related protein gives MTGFVGGAVTGRPLQQLADGMYHEPWYEHEFFEGGTHGIGFAHHGDRDPLGHTTWQGDGRMGIVYGGIPDHDRPAEVFDRLLDAPATLADLDGSFAVVCLDTRGETDRVLVATDKLGTRPCYYVEDRALFGSSLSTLLPELDDPIVDEQAVSDMLLLGNLWGDRTLVDEVKALPPATVLEYSEGEVRTERYWKPDFESAPRRGYIPELKTRYREAVDEASSTFGDTAGLWLSGGLDSRTLADGLARNAGRTFDSLVAYTYDANPRGGGNPAIARRVAAQLGVEVEELVMTPDRFLDVFETSVDLTDGMLRWSSLLNLSTIFNLDGEPANVLLEASGQGELIGQHPRRYNFVEHDSAVEGLVRSEQMVDTDTVQSLLAIDADPLRTFKETVAESDETTQRGRMLDVHYTNYYSRMTLASNTVPRSQAGTRVPFVNKDFLEHTAALPQAYRMGTFPLTGGSIPYGMTRPKHELARELDNGLDRIPYERTGLGPRRPFLAHLAGFVVKTGTARLRSKVAYGGAHEPDIWYREHEGLRERIDDLLRGACDRPWFDADEIRRLRREHLRGEANHMTTSLAAITTLECWFQRHLD, from the coding sequence ATGACCGGGTTCGTCGGTGGGGCGGTCACCGGACGACCGCTCCAGCAACTGGCCGACGGGATGTACCACGAACCCTGGTACGAACACGAGTTCTTCGAGGGCGGAACCCACGGTATCGGGTTCGCTCACCACGGGGACCGCGACCCGCTCGGCCACACCACGTGGCAGGGCGACGGCCGCATGGGTATCGTCTACGGCGGGATACCCGACCACGACCGACCGGCCGAGGTGTTCGACCGGCTGCTCGATGCCCCGGCGACGCTCGCCGACCTCGATGGGTCGTTCGCCGTCGTCTGTCTCGACACCCGGGGTGAGACCGACCGGGTGCTGGTCGCGACCGACAAGCTCGGTACGCGACCGTGTTACTACGTCGAGGACCGGGCGCTGTTCGGCTCCTCGCTCAGTACGCTCCTACCCGAGCTCGACGACCCGATCGTCGACGAGCAGGCGGTGAGCGACATGCTCCTTCTGGGGAACCTCTGGGGGGACCGAACGCTCGTCGACGAGGTGAAGGCACTGCCACCGGCGACGGTACTCGAGTACTCCGAGGGGGAGGTGCGAACCGAACGCTACTGGAAGCCCGACTTCGAGAGCGCGCCGCGCCGAGGGTACATCCCCGAGCTGAAGACCCGGTATCGAGAGGCGGTCGACGAGGCCTCCTCGACCTTCGGCGACACCGCCGGACTGTGGCTCTCCGGCGGGCTCGACAGCCGAACGCTGGCGGACGGGTTGGCTCGGAACGCCGGTCGCACGTTCGATTCGCTCGTCGCCTACACCTACGACGCGAACCCGCGAGGTGGCGGCAATCCGGCGATCGCCCGACGGGTGGCCGCACAGCTCGGCGTCGAGGTCGAGGAGCTCGTGATGACGCCCGATCGCTTCCTCGACGTCTTCGAGACGAGCGTCGACCTCACCGACGGCATGCTCCGGTGGTCGTCGCTGCTCAACCTCTCGACGATATTCAACCTCGATGGCGAACCGGCGAACGTCCTCCTCGAAGCGTCGGGACAGGGCGAGCTGATCGGCCAGCATCCCCGCCGATACAACTTCGTCGAGCACGACTCGGCGGTCGAGGGGCTGGTCCGAAGCGAGCAGATGGTCGATACCGACACCGTCCAGTCCCTCCTGGCCATCGACGCCGACCCGCTCCGGACCTTCAAGGAGACGGTCGCCGAGAGCGACGAGACGACACAGCGGGGGCGGATGCTCGACGTCCACTATACCAACTACTACTCGCGGATGACCCTCGCGAGCAACACGGTGCCACGGAGCCAGGCCGGGACGCGCGTACCGTTCGTCAACAAGGACTTCCTCGAACACACCGCGGCGCTGCCACAGGCGTACCGGATGGGGACGTTCCCGCTCACCGGTGGCTCGATCCCGTACGGGATGACGCGACCGAAGCACGAGCTGGCGCGCGAACTCGACAACGGGCTGGACCGGATCCCCTACGAACGGACGGGGCTCGGCCCACGTCGACCCTTTTTGGCCCATCTCGCGGGTTTCGTCGTCAAGACCGGTACCGCCCGACTCCGCTCGAAGGTCGCCTACGGCGGGGCCCACGAACCCGACATCTGGTACCGCGAGCACGAGGGGTTGCGCGAGCGCATCGACGACCTCCTCCGCGGGGCCTGCGATCGGCCGTGGTTCGACGCCGACGAGATCCGCCGGCTCCGACGCGAACACCTCCGCGGGGAGGCCAACCACATGACGACCTCGCTCGCGGCGATCACGACGCTCGAGTGCTGGTTCCAGCGCCACCTCGACTGA
- a CDS encoding GNAT family N-acetyltransferase, with the protein MSDAYRIRPYEPSDEDRVRALYETVSGHGPDPEWFEWKFARSPFAEDVPMFVAEHGDDIVGIRPYQVVPLSAGGTALRAGYFQNMMLHPAHRGEGLFTRLNRRTIDHLDGRVSLLFCLTNANSRPIYAHWGWHDVTTARMYYRVQNPAAPLSVFRDDRVTRAVGRIGRGLARGYLAACDRLVRRDPDVRIEHESGVPAAALASLYRRHVPDALHVGGDEPYYEWRYDSPRWSTATHLATRAGDPVGAIVTRTRTAFGTRITHIADVLPMTGIEEPTLGALLTRALGQHRDSDVVVATETSLPRTLLLKSGFVPDDVPLLRRFRTGYVLFVTALDDTTVGFETADDWALPLAVRDTS; encoded by the coding sequence ATGAGCGACGCGTATCGGATCCGACCGTACGAACCGAGCGACGAGGACCGTGTTCGCGCCCTCTACGAAACCGTGAGCGGTCACGGGCCGGACCCGGAGTGGTTCGAGTGGAAGTTCGCCCGGAGCCCCTTCGCCGAGGACGTCCCGATGTTCGTCGCCGAACACGGAGACGACATCGTCGGGATCCGACCGTACCAAGTCGTTCCCCTGTCCGCGGGTGGGACGGCGCTCCGAGCCGGCTACTTCCAGAACATGATGTTGCATCCGGCACATCGCGGCGAAGGGCTGTTCACCCGACTGAACCGGCGGACGATCGACCACCTCGACGGGCGCGTCTCGCTCCTGTTCTGCCTGACGAACGCGAACTCGCGACCGATCTACGCCCACTGGGGCTGGCACGACGTGACGACCGCACGGATGTACTATCGCGTCCAGAACCCCGCCGCCCCGCTCTCGGTGTTCCGCGACGACCGGGTCACGCGAGCCGTCGGACGGATCGGACGCGGTCTCGCCCGCGGCTACCTCGCCGCCTGTGACCGGCTCGTCCGGCGTGATCCCGACGTCCGAATCGAGCACGAGTCGGGGGTCCCCGCCGCGGCGTTGGCTTCGCTGTATCGCCGTCACGTCCCCGACGCACTCCACGTCGGCGGCGACGAGCCCTACTACGAGTGGCGATACGACAGCCCTCGGTGGTCGACGGCGACCCACCTCGCGACGCGCGCCGGCGACCCCGTCGGTGCCATCGTCACCCGGACGCGGACGGCCTTCGGGACGAGGATAACCCACATCGCGGACGTGCTCCCCATGACCGGCATCGAGGAACCCACGCTCGGAGCCCTGCTGACACGGGCACTCGGCCAGCACCGAGACAGTGACGTCGTCGTTGCGACGGAGACGAGCCTTCCCCGCACCCTGCTCCTGAAAAGCGGCTTCGTCCCGGACGACGTCCCGCTGCTGCGCCGGTTTCGCACCGGCTACGTGTTGTTCGTGACGGCGCTCGACGACACGACCGTCGGGTTCGAGACCGCGGACGACTGGGCCCTGCCGCTCGCCGTGCGGGATACGAGCTGA
- a CDS encoding flippase — protein MLVGGILGSSSKLVERIVITRVLDPGVYGEVALGLSVLALSTTLTVLGLNQGIARYMSRFDDERDVRGLWLTGLVLAVGVSLVFTTLLLLNGRTIVGLIYDTPDSQALLNLFILAIPFNVGFYMAVGAIRGFENTIYRTYSQDLFYNGFRFFLIVALLVAGVGVMAVGYAYLAAAMATVVVAHFFLNRLLPLRGGVNLYPRRLLTFSIPLVLAAMVSKVLGEVDTLMLGYFKTNVVVGLYDPAYQLAAGLPVILSSFGFLYLPLTSRLDSEKSYDEINEIYKVTTKWLFIAGFPLYLLFVSFPYDTVSLVFGTEYAGGSDALWLLATGFFISAAVGRAQDTLAAIGYTRIILAVNTVAAVLNIVLNAVLIPAFGLMGAATATAISFVALNVIAFVVLWYTHGITPFSKWTVRTYVLLPGILIPAMVFVSQYLTLTIVVFPVVVVACVVSTVVVAALTGCLQAEDTIPLELVEDKLPVTIPFVRRYIPEGNDEGESDLTAQLDDSE, from the coding sequence ATGCTCGTCGGCGGGATACTGGGCTCCTCCTCGAAGCTCGTCGAGCGCATCGTCATCACGCGGGTCCTCGACCCGGGAGTCTACGGGGAGGTCGCGCTCGGCCTCTCCGTGCTCGCGCTGAGCACCACGCTCACCGTCCTCGGTCTGAACCAGGGCATCGCCCGGTACATGTCCCGGTTCGACGACGAACGGGACGTGCGCGGGCTGTGGCTGACCGGGCTGGTGCTGGCGGTCGGGGTCTCGCTCGTCTTCACTACCCTCCTCCTCCTCAACGGACGGACGATCGTCGGGCTGATCTACGACACGCCGGACTCACAGGCGCTCCTCAACCTGTTCATCCTCGCGATCCCCTTCAACGTCGGGTTCTACATGGCGGTCGGGGCGATCAGGGGCTTCGAGAACACGATCTATCGGACCTACAGCCAGGACCTCTTCTACAACGGCTTTCGCTTCTTCCTCATCGTCGCGCTGCTGGTCGCCGGCGTCGGCGTGATGGCCGTCGGCTACGCGTACTTGGCCGCCGCGATGGCGACGGTCGTGGTCGCCCACTTCTTCCTGAACCGTCTCCTCCCGCTCCGGGGTGGGGTCAACCTCTACCCCCGCCGGCTCCTCACCTTCTCGATCCCGCTGGTGCTCGCGGCGATGGTCTCGAAGGTCCTCGGCGAGGTCGACACCCTGATGCTCGGGTACTTCAAGACCAACGTCGTCGTGGGGCTCTACGACCCCGCCTACCAGCTCGCCGCCGGCCTGCCGGTGATACTGAGCTCGTTCGGCTTCCTGTATCTCCCGCTGACCTCCCGGCTCGACTCCGAGAAGAGCTACGACGAGATAAACGAGATCTACAAGGTCACGACGAAGTGGCTCTTCATCGCCGGTTTTCCCCTCTACCTACTGTTCGTCTCGTTCCCCTACGACACCGTCTCGCTGGTCTTCGGTACGGAGTACGCCGGCGGGAGCGACGCCCTCTGGCTTCTGGCGACCGGGTTCTTCATCAGCGCGGCTGTCGGTCGGGCCCAGGACACCCTCGCGGCGATCGGCTATACGCGGATCATCCTCGCGGTCAACACCGTCGCCGCCGTCCTCAACATCGTGCTCAACGCCGTCCTGATACCCGCGTTCGGGCTGATGGGTGCCGCGACGGCGACGGCCATCTCGTTCGTCGCCCTCAACGTCATCGCGTTCGTCGTGCTCTGGTACACCCACGGCATCACACCGTTCTCGAAGTGGACGGTACGGACCTACGTGCTCCTCCCGGGCATCCTGATCCCGGCGATGGTGTTCGTCTCGCAGTATCTCACGCTGACCATCGTCGTCTTCCCGGTGGTGGTCGTCGCGTGCGTCGTCTCGACGGTCGTCGTCGCGGCGCTCACGGGCTGTCTCCAGGCCGAGGACACGATCCCGCTCGAACTGGTCGAGGACAAGCTCCCGGTAACGATCCCGTTCGTCCGACGATACATCCCCGAGGGGAACGACGAAGGGGAGTCGGATCTCACCGCCCAGTTGGACGACTCGGAGTGA
- a CDS encoding S1C family serine protease produces MTDGPSRRAYLGGMGALLAAGLAGCSNALGDTDGTATGNETTTNATATTNTTSPTTAANATRSANGTTSPYTRVYRDTIQSVVLIDATTPAGPATGSGFVYRNGYVVTNEHVVSEASSVRVRFAEGGWRSASVVGTDVSSDLAVLEVSNKPGSATALPLVETRPPIGTEVVAIGNPYGRFDGSASAGIVSGVNRSIPAQNGYTIPDAIQTDAAVNPGNSGGPLMDLDSRVVGVINSGGGENIAFAISAALVERVVPALIEDGTYTHAYLGVASATMTPSLAEANGLDRTRGVYVDAVSRDGPAAGVFQGTEGRQQVEGGAVPTGGDVIVGVGGTAIDTRQELSSYLALNTSPGETVPVTVRRDGNRRTLDVTLGERPEREGAGIAGGEPTTPGETPTG; encoded by the coding sequence ATGACCGACGGCCCCAGCCGACGGGCGTACCTCGGCGGGATGGGGGCGCTCCTCGCGGCCGGTCTCGCGGGCTGTTCGAACGCGCTCGGTGATACCGACGGCACCGCCACCGGCAACGAAACGACGACGAACGCGACGGCCACGACGAACACGACGAGCCCGACGACCGCGGCGAACGCCACCCGGTCCGCGAACGGGACGACTAGCCCCTACACGCGTGTCTACCGGGACACCATCCAGTCGGTAGTGCTGATCGACGCGACCACCCCGGCGGGACCCGCCACGGGGTCGGGCTTCGTCTACCGGAACGGCTACGTGGTGACGAACGAACACGTCGTGAGCGAGGCCTCGTCGGTCCGGGTGCGGTTCGCGGAGGGCGGCTGGCGCTCGGCGTCGGTCGTGGGAACCGACGTTTCGAGCGACCTCGCGGTGCTCGAAGTCTCGAACAAACCGGGCTCCGCGACCGCGCTCCCGCTCGTCGAGACGCGACCGCCGATCGGCACCGAGGTGGTGGCGATCGGCAACCCGTACGGCCGCTTCGACGGCTCGGCGTCGGCCGGGATCGTGAGCGGCGTCAATCGTTCGATCCCCGCCCAGAACGGCTACACCATCCCAGACGCGATCCAGACCGACGCGGCGGTGAACCCGGGGAACTCGGGCGGCCCGCTGATGGACCTCGACTCGCGGGTGGTCGGCGTGATCAACTCCGGCGGCGGCGAGAACATCGCCTTCGCGATCTCGGCGGCGCTCGTCGAGCGGGTCGTCCCCGCGCTCATCGAGGACGGGACGTACACCCACGCGTACCTCGGCGTCGCCTCCGCGACGATGACGCCGTCACTCGCCGAGGCCAACGGTCTCGACCGAACCCGCGGCGTCTACGTCGACGCCGTCTCCCGCGACGGCCCGGCCGCCGGCGTTTTCCAGGGGACCGAGGGTCGACAGCAAGTCGAGGGCGGCGCGGTCCCGACGGGCGGTGACGTGATCGTCGGGGTCGGTGGCACCGCGATCGACACCCGCCAGGAACTCTCCTCGTATCTCGCGCTCAACACCTCGCCCGGCGAGACGGTGCCCGTCACCGTCCGCCGGGACGGGAACCGACGGACCCTCGACGTCACCCTCGGGGAACGACCCGAGCGCGAGGGGGCCGGGATCGCAGGGGGCGAACCGACCACACCCGGCGAGACGCCCACCGGCTGA
- a CDS encoding DUF7521 family protein — protein sequence MTPVTTVAIITTAFVPLRQPTEFWTTLSASVLVFLAGSVLATISYLAYRRERDRSFQFAALGFGLVTAGNLVIVVYQVGVKGSFLLGGLELLRIQTLSGVLVVVGLLSLLYSLYRY from the coding sequence ATGACCCCGGTCACGACCGTCGCGATCATCACGACCGCTTTCGTCCCACTACGCCAGCCGACGGAGTTCTGGACGACCCTCTCGGCCAGCGTGCTGGTCTTCCTCGCCGGCAGTGTGCTCGCGACCATCAGCTATCTGGCCTATCGCCGCGAACGCGACCGGTCGTTCCAGTTCGCGGCGCTCGGCTTCGGGCTCGTGACCGCCGGCAACCTCGTCATCGTGGTCTACCAGGTCGGGGTCAAGGGCTCGTTCCTCTTGGGTGGCCTCGAACTCCTCAGGATACAGACCCTCAGCGGCGTGCTCGTCGTGGTCGGGCTCCTGTCGTTGCTCTACTCGCTGTATCGGTACTGA
- a CDS encoding transcriptional regulator — protein sequence MSEARDPDAVFEALCSNHAREILVAAEDEPRSAQSLAERCGTSLPTVYRRVNALVEQDLLEEVVRVADDGNHYTLYVSNLETVRLDIERTGFSATVRLKRDIVDRFGAFWRDLGDRPEEVGRTR from the coding sequence GTGAGCGAAGCGCGTGACCCCGATGCCGTCTTCGAGGCCCTCTGTAGCAACCACGCCCGCGAGATCCTCGTGGCCGCCGAGGACGAGCCCCGGTCCGCTCAGAGCCTCGCCGAACGGTGTGGGACCTCGCTGCCGACGGTCTATCGCCGGGTCAACGCGCTCGTCGAACAGGACCTCCTCGAAGAGGTCGTCCGCGTCGCCGACGACGGCAACCACTACACGCTCTACGTCTCGAACCTCGAAACGGTTCGGCTCGATATCGAACGAACCGGCTTCAGCGCGACCGTCCGACTCAAACGCGACATCGTCGACCGCTTCGGCGCGTTCTGGCGCGACCTCGGTGACCGCCCCGAGGAGGTCGGCCGAACGCGATGA